A section of the Rhizobium sp. Pop5 genome encodes:
- a CDS encoding LptA/OstA family protein, with product MTASSAGAQSTTMSGMKLSNDQPIQIESDKLEIHDQEHTALFTGNVKVVQGTTTMQSGKMTVYYKDKAAKAASGAAAQPEAKPQQSGSLASGSADIDKILVTDKVYLVSGTQTATADDGNFDMASQTFILTADDGNKVILSDGPNVFTGCKLTVHMQTGQAELESCGGRVQIQLDPKSQPNTQQKQN from the coding sequence CTGACGGCCTCGAGCGCGGGTGCGCAGTCGACCACGATGTCGGGCATGAAGCTTTCCAACGACCAGCCGATCCAGATCGAAAGCGACAAGCTTGAGATCCACGATCAGGAGCACACCGCCCTCTTCACCGGCAACGTCAAGGTCGTCCAGGGCACGACGACGATGCAGTCCGGCAAGATGACCGTCTATTACAAGGACAAGGCGGCGAAGGCCGCCTCAGGTGCCGCGGCACAACCTGAGGCAAAGCCGCAGCAGTCGGGTTCGCTTGCATCGGGAAGTGCTGATATAGACAAGATCCTGGTGACGGATAAGGTCTACCTGGTTTCGGGCACGCAGACGGCGACCGCCGACGACGGCAATTTCGACATGGCCTCACAGACGTTCATCCTCACGGCGGACGACGGGAACAAGGTTATCCTGTCGGATGGGCCCAACGTCTTTACCGGCTGCAAACTGACCGTTCACATGCAAACCGGCCAGGCGGAGCTTGAAAGCTGCGGTGGTCGTGTCCAGATTCAGCTCGATCCGAAATCGCAGCCGAATACGCAGCAGAAGCAGAACTGA